cttgtatatcgtagtagatgatgatggtgtacaaaaatcaatggttctagttggtcctaaaataagaggtggtctcaaaatatctcacccctatgtATATACGCATaaacatatgtgtgtgtgtgagtatAACATAGTTTATACGGCCCAGCTGAATTAAAATCATGCATAATTTATGTGTGtgtggaatatatatatataatacctgTGGAGAAGGATGATAACGCCACAAGGCAAGTTTCCAGTCACAATTTTGAACAGAAACATAATGAAGCTCATCGGCAGTACATATCGGAGGCTTATTAGAGACCTTTTCGCCGTTGATTTGGATATCGGAATCCGTATCATTAGAAGAGAAAGCCCTGACTGAAGTTAAACGGGTAGACGGAAGAAGACGGCGGAaacggaggtggtggtggtggtgagagGAGAGACGGCGGAGGAGGAGGACGGAGGAAGTTGACAGTGGCATTTGGAGATTGGATACAATGGCGGTGGCGGTGTGAGTTTGAGAATGATGAATCATCATCGAGgagattttttataaataagtatatatatatattttgggggAAATTTAGAAGCTAGAAAAGATGATGATTATAGCGTGTCGTGGAGTCAAAGGGGTGATAATTAATGAGAGATTCAACATGATGGACGAAGACAGCTCGGATTTGTGTTTGTACAAGATTACTAGTTGTTATTAAACCACGTGGTTAGTTATTCTTATCAAACACCGTCAGTTTAACTGGTTAAAGACATTTTCGGTTTTACCCAATGTCTTTAGTTCAATCCTTAGGGATGTCAGAACCTTAGGATTTTCCCTCTGAATATTTGTAACGGCTCATGAtgaacatctcgttgtctagggtacgtacAAGGCTTCAtcattatacggtgagattttgcgattgtttcattttttgttttttctttcccCGTATCGATACAATGAGCACTGTGAACTATTTGCTTCAAAAAAGATAGTTGTAAAGAAGACTAGAGCAAGATATCATAATGTAGAACATATTTGAAATAATGGGGATCACATTAATAGGAATATAGGTTGATACGTCTCTAGAAAGCCTTGCACAAAGGGAACGAAAGGCTACTTCTTTGCTTTGCCCCCTTATGGGTTGTATTTAGCTGCTGTCACCGAATGCTTCTTTTTTTTAGCGCAACTGGCCTTTCTGACCTTTTTAGAATTCCCCCTCTAGTCCTTTTCCTGATATCATTTACTGACTAAATGTTCGAAAAAATCAAGTAAAAAGTAACTTATTGTAACTAACCCACTAATCTTTTACGTAGTATGGATTTTTGACGGCGTATGAAAGAGGTTTAATGTATCAGGAGTTGGCTTTTAAGAGATTTTGGGTCTAGGACGAGCTGGAAGAAAGACTCTGAAACTAAAAACAATGAATTCGACCCGAGaacttaaaaaccaaaatatgcTTGACCACAACATCAGAATGCTAATAATTAACTACTAAtaatataaacattatataaaatataacttttacaTATAacgtatatataatttataaatttaggCCCCCTGGAAAATTGGACCTCATGCGGTCGTTCATTTTGCTCTATACCTAAATTAAGGTATACAACTTTACAACTACCAAAAATTAAAGCcgaataaaataatatatttttccgttaaaaaaatataaaaaggctacttctaagataaaaaaaaaaaaaactcgtgaAGAAGATGTTAAATACTTGATCTAAATCATGGTTTTTTTTATCCATTAAACACTTGAATGAAAAGATTATCAaagacttttttcttttttttttctaataagtaTTCTATCATTTTAGTCTATTTGTAGTATCATAACACATGTTATGTCAACTGTGACTTTTACATGTTACAAACTCACAACGCACTCAAATTAAATTATTAGAATGGATCTATCAACGGATTTATGTATGAATTTGGAATGATTTATTTGGTGTTTGAGTTCTACTTCGATATTTCCGGGAGTTAATGTTAGGTTGacaaattaaatacaaagaaaaTTCTATAAACAAATTTCTAActaatcaaatataaaaaaaaaaaaaaattttgattgaAGCTGAGATATATATCTCTGGCTCATTATCTCTAAAATGATAAATCTCAAACGGCTcattacctttaaaaaaataaaatttttttgtctCTCTttgtaataagttattagatttaacatatattttttttttcttagaaataCTAGCAAATTAGTATTTTAGTATGCCGTTCAAAAAGAGTGAGACATGGCCGATGGCCCTTGTGACTTTGGGCTATTTTAATGTAAAATCTTATGAAAGTAATGCCAGTTAAGCCTCTGCCAATCTAAGACACCATCATGGTTCTTTCTTACTGTCACATcaacttttctctctcttaaatCACCTCTTCCTCAATCACCAAGCCCACCTCTTCCTCAACTCTTCGGCTCTTCCtcaacttttcttttatttaatacgagagcaagtacccacgcgttgcggcggtgagatgatgggggtgataggtcatagagtgtgatagctaaatgccttagccgtaagggctccgccctcggatttaaaaattcgtcgaaagtatatcgaatgacatctctaatgaaagagcataaattttaagaacactcatataatttttataatctatcgatgtacgatttttgagataaaagattttgaatgaattggaggaataaatgatttatggaggagagagaaaacaaattattggttgagatttgaggagagtgAAAGaatgttaggtaaatataaaattgaaatataggcattttgggaaagtaaatattgaaacttaaaatgtaaacaggagaaatctgctttataatatagtataaatatagatattaaaataaaaaacacaaacttaattttatttattaaaaaaacattacattaataacagcacattacattatttaaaaaaaaatataacaaacaaaccacataattaaaacattacaattaaattaaaactagataaaattaaactacattattaaaactaaattaaactaTTCGTTGGCCTCTTCCTTGTCTTCGTCGTTTCCGGCATCGGCATAAAACCTGCTCCCCCATTTTTCTTGCAAGTGTTTTCAATCGGTTGGTTGATATCGTTGCCAGTGTCGGGTAGTCGAAAATTTGTTGTCACATATCGACACCCACATTTTGATTTTGGTTAAGGTTTTCATTGTTGTTGTTTATGATTTATGTTAAGGGGAAGAAAATGAAATTAAGATTTTTGAAAGATAGAAAGAAATGTATGTGTGTTGTTTAAAAATTGAAAGTGAAATGAGAAATGAGGGTGAAATagttgtttaaataaaaaaagaataaaggggaaaaaaaacaacCGTtagttcaaaattttttaaaaaaaaaaaactttttttttttgtttttgtctcAAACCCGGACCACACCCCGCTCTTCTCTCTCGTCCTCCCCCTTCCACCGAACGAAGGCTGCCCAGCGAAGCAATTGTCGACGACTTGCTGCCAATGGAGGAAATGACGACGAGCCCAACGAAGAAGTCAAGGACTCGACATCGGCTAAGGCCTTACTAAGCTCGTATCATCCGTGTGTTGAGCCCAAAATGGACTAGGCCCTCCGCCTTCCAACACTCCTTATAAAACCAAGGAAAAAAAGTTCAATAATTAATAAGCTTTCTATGTAACTAAACGTTAagtaaaatttattaatttaaaaagttttaacaaGTCATTCCAATCATACATGGCAGTAATCATTTGCTTAGATgccaatttatttttattttttttaaagtttccaataaataattaactaataatttAACAGGTTtatgaatttaaaaattaaactgtAGCATGTTTAATAAAGGTGCATAAACATGTACTTAGAGTGTAATTAGGTGTACGCAAAATGCACTGATCTATTTAAAAAAAGCtacaataaaacataaaatttggtATGATGTATGATGTTGCACTGAAGAAAATTAACTTCGATGTATTGTTTGAAGATAGTTTTGCACACCATATTTGGTATTTTAGTGATTTAGCGATTGGATGAAAGTTAagtaaaataactataaaaactttataagagttattttagaaaaatatttttacacgGGCATCAAATGTGCAAGTTACCACTTGAAGGattcaaattattaaatatcAACTTCATGTTATTTTTTCATGCATTATTTATACACCACTTTTACTCGATCGTATTGGATTTTTGCAAGATCTTTTACCTGCAAGGGCAAGAGAACCGTCACCGTTGTATTAGTCTGAAGTATAGCCAAATAACAAACCCCTGGGTGTAGACAACCCCGCGACATCTAATGCCACATCGAACTATTCCGAACAATACATCAAGTTTTCtacatataattacattatatttttaataaagaaaaacttagaaaaaattatattaccACATTTTTATGGgtaaattattttcattaaagatATGTGAATCGTAGAAATTATGATTACCGACAACACCTATACGTCATAGATAATAATGGAAGATATTGACCATATACACGTTTGTATAATTGAAAGATGTGACTATATTCACGAAGTGTTTATGGAAGTGACATACAGAGAATAGAGCTTATAGGTTTTAACAAAGTACTATAAATTTGTTTTGCTGATTGAAATCTCTGATTTTGTATACCGATTTACAATCAACCACTTCATGATGTGGTTAACATATATGTCATTCTAAAATAGAAAAATCTTACCGAATAACCCGTCTTTTTCTATTATGTTAGTTGTAATTGATCATATTTGTCATATTAGTACCAATTTTATATGATCCCACAAAATATTGAATCGTAGAACTACAATTGTAGTTTAGAACATAACATATAATCGTAATTTCGTTTTTATACTGTTTGCTTTTGTTTGATATAGTAAAACGAGTAAGATTTTCTATTTATGTTATCAATAGAGGGCAAACATCAATATGGGCAATTTTGAAACTCTATATCCGGTTACCCAAGTATGTATCTAAAGATGTTCGAAACTAAGACCTTTTATGAGTACATCAATATGTCTGACCGCTAAACCAAATTGGTGGTGATCTTGTCTTCTGGGAAAGTATGGGCAATACTCAATAGAACGAGTCAAATGGTCTTAGATCCCTCGAGTATAAGTTTAAGCTCTATTTAAACTAGgcctggcaaaatgggcgggtcgggcgagtttgggtaacgggtcaaaacgggtGCAGGTCCAAGCGGGTAATTTCAAAAATGCAGATCAAACGGGTGCGGGTTAAAGCAGGTTGGCTGCGGGTCAACCCgcaaaattttttatatataattaatacagTAACTAATTCAAACTAAATGTATGACTAGTAgcaaaatttttataatcatatttaaCACGCTTGTTAAATTACAATGCACTCATGTTAAGTTGTCGACACTCCACTAGTCCACTCATATCATGTTGTCAACCCAAGTACCTTACCTGGCCAACAGGTCTGTATAAACATTTGTCAATTTTATCACATCCATCTAATTTTACCACCTACAAAGAAGGCATACGGATTTCCACTCCCCTCGTGACACGATTCCTTGTTATAAGGAGGGGAAATAAACAGAGTAAAACAATTATTTACAATCTGAAACTAGATAAAGTAAAAAAGCAAAGCACAATGTTGGGTAGTGAGAGCAGGTATTGTGGATGCCAACTCCCCCATTGTACTCTGCATCCACCAATCTTTTTGTGGGGTCTCACGTCTGTACCCAGTTCCATTTCAGATTTTCTCCATACTGTTTTCTAATCATAAGTTAATAACCTGTATATGCAATATGCTACCATGATCTGTAATTGCCTTGTTGGGACAACTTGACAATCGTTCCCTCTAAGATTCGTTAGTGTTTGACCCCCAACTTACAAACCAACCTCAAATCTTCTACTTTGAAACTAGACTCAGCTTCAACTTTCAAGGTCAAAGTTGGTCAGAAATATGGTTTCATCCTACATGTGTGACCAAAACCTTGATGATACCTAACCATGTTTAGGTAAGGTTGTAGACAAACTGCAAATTCGATGGACCTATTCATGAACTGTTCTTAAAGTGACGAACCATTCATAAACAGTGGGGTTATATGTTAGCTAACATGCAATTTCTTCgtgtttgtttatgttcattTGTGTTCGTTCATGGACACAGACACACAAACATAAACACAATTCTATGTTCGACTATTTGTTCATGAACTGTTGgttaaataaacaaatgaaaACAAATCGTTCGGATCTGTACACCCTTATGTTTAGGGCACGAGATATGGGCTTAAGTGGATTGGCATGATGAGATTTGATCCATAATGCCTTTGAGGTGTGACTGGCGGTTTCTTGATAGACACTCACAACTCATGGGAAAGATCTAAAACAAGCTTTGGGTGCCTAAATCATGGTCTAACCTTTTAAAGGGTGCTTAAAAGATCATCTGCATGTGTCTAAATCATTGCCCAACTTTCGAAGATCAAAACAGGGTCAAACATGTTAAATTCAGTATGACTAAATGTATAATTTCCATGCTAGACATGTGACCCATGGGCAATAATAGCACACAGTTTGGTTGGGAAACAGAAACATTGCACGTAGTGACAGCAAGTCTGCAATCATTTAAATTCAAACTATAAACCGCTTTAAAGCTGGCTAGCTATGCTTTCCATTGGTTAGTAAACACAGTCTTCTATGTAGATTTTGTGAAGAATGTATTTCCATTTGACCAAAACATGTGACATATGATACATTAACAAGATTGACAACCACAAAAATGAGATATATGATGTAGCCcgattatatatacacaagatTTACAAGAACTTAATTTTCAATGGCAACAACCATGATATACTATAGCAGCGTTcattatacatatacttgaataaaattaaaacaaacttCTTTTTACCATATGTTCTTATTTGCAATCACAAATACATACCACAAACCAATGTAAACACGAAATAAGaataatagaaagaaaataaacacaaatatataaaacaaaacacactTCACTGCAAAATTTTCATCAGAAAGTCACCTGTCAAGGCTGCGATGTTCTCACTTGCTGTTTCACACTATTATCCGGCTGTACATGAGAACCGGCTTGAGCTTCAACAGGCAAAGTTGACGTCATGGTTTGATACTGCGCCACAGATTGAGTTGGCAATGGTTGAGCtgcataatatatatgttgtcCTTTGGACGGGTCTGTAAACTCATACGCATAATTACctccactaccaccaccactagAAGCAACCAGCGGAGCCGGTTGATGAATTTGAGAATACCCAATGTATGGAGGTTGAAGCTGATGTTGGCTAGAGGGAACATGAACAACTTGAGGAGTCGGTGCACCAGAAGTCATGGTTCTATAAACAGCAACTGGCGCTTCCGTTTTAGTCACCGCTTGCACAGAACGGGGTGTGGTAAACAAACTAGTAGGAGGCGGAACTTGACTACTAGGAGGTGCGGAAGCTGCAGGGGAGACATCAGTCTGTAACGGCAGGCTATACCCTTGGGTTGGGCCGGCTGGGACAGGCGGATGCCTAGCAGTAGCAGGCATATAATACACAAAACTATGCTGATCAAGCGGTGGATGTGGAACTTGTGTTTGGGGCGTGTACATTTGGTAATACGAACCTACTGGAACCGCCCCAGACGGATGGTGATGGATATACTGCGGTGGTGGAACCGCAGTATGCACAAACTGCGGTTGTGGATGTGATTGTTGTTGTGATGGTGGTTGTATTTGTATCCTATTACTCTGTTCACTTAAATTACTATTACTACTACTATTACTAAACTGCGGATCTTGATACACGACAGCCGGTTTAATCACATTCCATCTCGATAACGGATTCGTTACACTACCATCACTGCAACACACAATTCATAACAACAATTACTCACTActaacatttcatcaaacacctatCAAGCATtccataaaattttaaaaaaacacacagAAACACATATAAACATACCTCGAAACCGAATCAGGTGAGGTCATATCAAACCGATATTGCTGTGACTGATTGATCACACCTTTGGATCCAACCGGCACACCGACGATCACCGGTTGTTCGTCGACATTACCAACTCGAATAGGCGGCAAATTCGCCAGCGAAGGAGACGACGATGCCGATCCGAATGACGAATTCGTTTCGAGCATCGGCGAATCCGGAACTGACTGAACTTCCTGAACTAAAGTTTTATTACTAACTAAATCCTTACCACTATTAGTAtcattaagattattattactAGACTTATTAATAATAACATCTTTTTGTTCAGGGATCAAAACGTCGTCGTCTTCTAGGCCTAACAAACAATTAATACTAGAATTATCTGAAAAACCTGAAGTAGTACCGTTTAAAGCGTTTAGAAACCAATCTTCTGATTTAGTAGAAGATTCTAGAAGTGATCCGATTGATGAAACGGTTACCAGTTCGGGTTGAACCGGAAACAAATACAAACGTAACCGATTTGaagtaatattattattattattaatattattgagGCGTTCATATTCATCAATCATGTTTTCTAAATCTTCATCAGTAGTAACCGAGATTAAAGAATCAAGGTCTTCAGAAGGCAATTGATATTTCAAAGTGAACAAAAACGACGTCGTCGTAGTATTAACGGGTCGAGTTAGGGTTTTGGTGAGGCGGTTAATGAGGTTCGATAAAGTCGTATGACGGTCCACCACCACGATACGTGTATCACCGCCGACGTAGCATAAGGTTTTGTCGTGTGGGCGAGGGACTATGTGGCCGCCGTAGCTGCACATCAGACGGAGTTTCTGTGACGgcggttgttgttgttgtggtgCAGTTGTGGAGTTTGTGGTCTGGTCTTCAATTAAGTCGGTGGTTGTGACGGTGGTGAGAGGCGGTGGTTGTGGTGGCGGAGCGGAGAGTTGCTCCATTGgtgggtttgttttttttaaggaaaaaaatattGGGGGAAGAGAGTGTGTCTAGTTGGAGGGTGGATGCTTTATAGTGTTCCAGCTGGATACAccttatatgtttttttttattctttatttgttAACTTTTACCGcggataaataaataaacgtaTGTTATCAGAAgaactttattatttttaattaatttattattattattattagctaGCATAATTCAAAACGgtgtaatatttatatttagaagAACTTTTATGGATttactatattattaaaaaatatatatatataacttcatattaatttaatagttatattttctataattgTCATTGCTTGGTATTGATCTTGTATTTTATacatctctaataaaacaaCCAgataaattgtttaaaaaaattgtaaagaGAAACCCTAATTAGTGTGCTTACATGTggttaagaagataaagatTAACTGTTACCTGACAACTCAGATATGAAAAACTCCTTTCTTTATCGATGATTACGTTTTTTCTAAACTATAATATGTTATTGTTGGGAGATATATTAGGTTTTGGGAAAATGATCCTGCAAACTTTACCTAAGTTTAGCtactgccactttaaaaaaagttataaattaaacttttaagttagataaacatacatagcccctacctgaattttacataaccttccctaaattttacataatttctTATGCTTTACATAAGATAGGTATGCTTTACTTAATATTTCCCCTTTGACAACTAGTTTTTTGAAGCCTATGTACAAGCTTTGTATGATTATcagaaatttattaatttatggtttttacaaattattaatttaagttaTTAAAAATAGTCGTTGGTAATTTGGTTTGTGGCTTGCTCTTATGGAAATAAACCAAAATAATCCCCAACTAATTAAATTTCAGCTTTTAGCAACATGTTTTTACTTTTACGTTTACAAGTTTAAGCTATTTTGCCAAAcgtaaaaactatataaattaaagcTTACTTTCAACTGATTTTAGATCCTAATATCTTGACGgtgtttaaaaaaacttaagataTTTGCAGACTTTACTTACATCAAGATAGAGAAATTATTTTCAGGTTTCACTTAAATGGTACAAAAGGACCTGTGGCCTTTGCAAAAAATGATAATCAAACATTTGACCTCTAACTTCAAAGACTAAGGTGTTTTCAACTGATCCAAACCGTGTTGCTCAATTTCGCCAAATATTGTGACACCAAATAATCAATTTTTTCCTCTTAAAGAAGGGGTTTTTTTTGGACATTTAGACGGTTATAAAGATCTTCAAACATCTCTGTGATATTTAACATTCTAGTTTTATACTTACATTGATGGCTGTTTAACATTTACCTATTTACCAATTTAGATCGAAAAGA
The sequence above is drawn from the Erigeron canadensis isolate Cc75 chromosome 4, C_canadensis_v1, whole genome shotgun sequence genome and encodes:
- the LOC122595557 gene encoding 1-phosphatidylinositol 3-phosphate 5-kinase-like is translated as MEQLSAPPPQPPPLTTVTTTDLIEDQTTNSTTAPQQQQPPSQKLRLMCSYGGHIVPRPHDKTLCYVGGDTRIVVVDRHTTLSNLINRLTKTLTRPVNTTTTSFLFTLKYQLPSEDLDSLISVTTDEDLENMIDEYERLNNINNNNNITSNRLRLYLFPVQPELVTVSSIGSLLESSTKSEDWFLNALNGTTSGFSDNSSINCLLGLEDDDVLIPEQKDVIINKSSNNNLNDTNSGKDLVSNKTLVQEVQSVPDSPMLETNSSFGSASSSPSLANLPPIRVGNVDEQPVIVGVPVGSKGVINQSQQYRFDMTSPDSVSSDGSVTNPLSRWNVIKPAVVYQDPQFSNSSSNSNLSEQSNRIQIQPPSQQQSHPQPQFVHTAVPPPQYIHHHPSGAVPVGSYYQMYTPQTQVPHPPLDQHSFVYYMPATARHPPVPAGPTQGYSLPLQTDVSPAASAPPSSQVPPPTSLFTTPRSVQAVTKTEAPVAVYRTMTSGAPTPQVVHVPSSQHQLQPPYIGYSQIHQPAPLVASSGGGSGGNYAYEFTDPSKGQHIYYAAQPLPTQSVAQYQTMTSTLPVEAQAGSHVQPDNSVKQQVRTSQP